One Mauremys reevesii isolate NIE-2019 linkage group 5, ASM1616193v1, whole genome shotgun sequence genomic window carries:
- the SPINK2 gene encoding serine protease inhibitor Kazal-type 2: MGALGRVVRATVLLLLCGALAGILLPPPARAAVVISPKCYLYGLPGCPKNLKPVCGTDGRTYPNECELCRSNRENRRNVKISWKGYC, from the exons ATGGGAGCGTTGGGCCGCGTCGTGCGCGCgactgtcctgctgctgctgtgcggGGCGCTGGCAG GGATCCTCCTGCCGCCGCCCGCGCGGGCCGCCGTCGTCATCTCG CCGAAATGCTACTTGTATGGTTTGCCTGGATGTCCAAAGAACTTAAAGCCGGTTTGTGGGACTGATGGGCGCACGTATCCAAATGAGTGTGAACTTTGCCGTTCAAACAG GGAAAATAGGAGGAATGTCAAAATTAGCTGGAAGGGATACTGCTAA